AGCCTGTGCCGCCAGGTTAGAACAATTAATTACCAAAGCATTGGATAAAATAATAAATAATGCAGGAAAAAAATAGATAGCGTAGAAATAAGTAGGTTTTAATTCAAAATTCAAAATTGTTCTGAGGGGGTCTTTTCTAAATTGAAATTGGCTATTGGCAGTGATCATGCAGGATTTGAACTAAAGGCAGCGGTAATTGAATATCTAAACAAAGAATATCCTGCCATTGAAGTGATGGATAAAGGTACCTACTCCAACGATTCGGTGGATTACCCAGATTTGGGGTTGGCAGTGGCCGAAGCGGTGGCCAACGGTGAGGCGGAAAAGGGTATACTGATTTGTGGCACCGGCATTGGCATTAGCATTGCCGCCAACAAAGTGCCCGGCATTCGGGCGGCAAACTGCCACGACAAATACACCGCCCAAATGTGTCGCCAACACAACGATGCTAACATTATGGCCTTTGGTTCCAGAGTAATATCCAAGGAAACCGCCATGGAGATGGTTAAAACCTACCTGGAAACCGATTACGCCGGGGGCAGACACGCCTGTCGGGTGGAGAAAATTACAGAAATCGAGCAGAAGTATTGCCGTTAAATTGCAAGGGGCTATTGCAAAAAGCATTTTGGCAAAGGTTACAATTTATGCGGGCTCAATGAATTGAGCCCCTACAAAAGGCATTGCATGCAGTGATGGATGTATTTCATGGTTAATGTATATTCTTTTGCTATGTAAATAAGGTATATCTTTAAGAAACACCCGTGCTGTAGGGGCTTGATTCATCAAGCCACCCAAAGTAGCGTTTGTTTAAGGTACCAAAATGTTTTGCCATTGGCAAAGGTTACGATTTATGCGGGCTCAATGAATTGAGCCCCTACAAAAGGCATTGCATGCAGTGATGGATGTATTTCGTGGTTAATGTATATTCTTTTGCTATTTAAAAAGGTATATCTTTAAGAAACGCCCGTGCTGTAGGGGCTTGATTCATCAAGCCCACCAAAGTAGCGTTTATTTAAGGATCAAAATGTTTTGCCATTGGCAAAGGTTACAATTTATGCGGGCTCAATGAATTGAGCCCCTACAAAAGGCATTGCATGCAGTGATGGATGTATTTCATGGTTAATGTATATTCTTTTGCTATGTAAATAAGGTATATCTTTAAGAAACACCCGTGCTGTAGGGGCTTGATTCATCAAGCCACCCAAAGTAGCGTT
This is a stretch of genomic DNA from Peptococcaceae bacterium 1198_IL3148. It encodes these proteins:
- the rpiB gene encoding ribose 5-phosphate isomerase B; the encoded protein is MKLAIGSDHAGFELKAAVIEYLNKEYPAIEVMDKGTYSNDSVDYPDLGLAVAEAVANGEAEKGILICGTGIGISIAANKVPGIRAANCHDKYTAQMCRQHNDANIMAFGSRVISKETAMEMVKTYLETDYAGGRHACRVEKITEIEQKYCR